GAACAACTTATTTTTTATCCAGTCAGGTTCTTCTTCGTGTCCTGCCCTGTATATTTTATCAGCTAAGAAGTCCAGGGCCCTATTCTAGCTACTCTCAATTTAGAAGACAGTCAttctctgccccctccctgctgcaccaGACGGTGACAACTGTGCTATTGTCTCTGATCAGCTCTTGCGGGTCATGCTGGAGTTTCATCTTAGCAAGGCCTGCTGGAAAAATTCTTGCTGACAATTTTAAGGGAGTTTATCAGAAGGTTAAAGGGATCCCTGAGTTTGAAATTCAGGCTATGCCTTACCCAGGAAATTAACTTGGGTAGTTAGGTGCACCTGGAAGGGCACCTTGTGCAAAAAAAAGccttgacatttttttcttctggcagGCATTAAGTGTGGTATTTGTGGTAATTATTTGTGGCTTGTCACTAACTAAGGGcttgcagcagaggcagaagtgGTTTCTTTGGGTCATGGTGTGAGAAACACAAGTGGGAGAGTACACAGAAGTTCTCACTCCTGCAGGCCAGTCCTGGTTTTCCTTATTTCTCGGCATTGTGACAAGAATCATATCTCAACAACCCACATATGTGAACAAACTGAATCTCTTCTTCAGGGTTAGCCCATTAAGATTTGAGTATTTGGCAATGTACTTGGGATGTGGCCTTTGGAGACAATAGAGGATATTGTTTGTTGTGCTTGAGACTGCAAGGTCACCAGCATTTTATATCCCACCAATCCTAAAATTCATATGAAATAGAATTAGATATTCAggctaaatgaaaaaaaatacccttAAGCTTGAACAGAGAGCAGACTTAAATGTTTATGGTGAGTACTGTATGTAATAGAGTAATTCTCCTGTTCTTATTTTTGGTAGGTTTGGAAAGATGCAGCAACACAGATATTTTACTCCCTGTCTGTAGGATGGGGTGGGCTTGTTGCATTGTCTTCATACAATAAATTCCACAACAACTGCTACCAGGATGCTATTTTAGTTTGTGTAATCAACTGCGTCACCAGCATATTTGCAGGGTTTGCCATATTCTCCATCTTGGGACACATGGCATTTGTGTCCGAGAGACCTGTCTCCGAAGTTGTGGATTCAGGTAGGCTGATTGTCACACTGTTGGTATTGGGACTTACACTGACCAAGGCAGGACAATAACATCCTTCCTTCCACTACTTTCCAGGGTTTAATCTTGCATTTGTAGCCTACCCAGAGGCTCTCTCCAAGTTACCAGTATCACCTCTGTGGtccttcttatttttcttcatgctCCTGCTCTTGGGCCTTGACTCCCAGTTTGCCTCCATAGGTGAGTGGGGTTTTAAGTGACTCATGGCTTTTCATATGACCATTGACTTTTTTAATTGTGCTGCTCAAACTCCCCatttcttcctttgcagaaacacTTACAACCACCATTCAAGATATATATCccaaaattatgaaaaaattaagaatCCCTGTAACCCTGGGTGTGTGCATAGTCCTCTTTCTTCTTGGGCTTATCTGTGTTACTCAGGTAAGACATTAAATTACTATTTGGTAGTGAGTTTAGTTATGCTGTAAGTGATGAACTCAAATCAAAATACCCTTTCCAACTGTTCCTGCCTGTGTGGATCAATCTTAGAGACTCAAATTCTGCGAGTGTGCCTGAACCCGCAAATAAGAAATTCCCAGAAGGAAGCTTGAAGAACCTAAGACTTTCTGTGATTATTGAACTGAGACGTGCTTTTAAATAGAAGGCCTGTACAGAGCCTGTGAACCATCAGCCTGATTTATCGTTCCTCAGTTCAGGAGTTTGTGTAATCACAAGTATATGCACACAGCATGTCCGTAGCACTGTGTGTACTGCTAATAAATGCCAATGGGTTCTTTTTGTTCAGAACTGAATACCAAAGAGGACAGGAATTGAGAAATGGCCTATTCATGTCATAAAGACTCATTAGCTCACAGCCATCTGTAGATTGTATGTTTACTTCTGCGTGTGTATATCTATAAATATACACATAGCAAAGGAATTTTAAGTATACTGTGTAGAAGTTCTTGAGGCAATTTCTTTTAAGGCTACAAAGTTTCATTGTAATTATTCCATCTAGAAATGCAGATTTATGTGTGTAATTAGACTGAGAATGTGAAGAAGATAATTGTGGTGAATAGTCACTTACATGGTCAAGCAAAGTATGTAAGTCATGAGACGCAGTGACAGGGAAGCTTCCAAGGGACTTAGCACCCAAGAGTATGAAATGGCTTAAAgcctgtttccttttccatgaTCCTGTTATTGCACACTGGTGTTTAAAACTGTGTTTAACTCACATGGAGAACTTGTGCATGAAGGAGCCCTTCAGAACTGATAACTGGTATAGCTATTGCCGTAGGTAAATATTAAAACTTCAGCACCAGCTTTATTACTGTAAGCTCCAAGCTTAAATCTTCCTTTCAGCTCTTTATGTATACTctgtatatatatctatatatacctatatatatatgtatctatctCTTGGGTTTGGCATACAAATATATAGTACTTTGTCAGATGTGATTTTCAACTTTACATAGACATattcaaacaaaataatattCACAAATGTGTATTTAACCTGAAGTACTGGGAATTTAAAATCTCACAGTAGTGATTAGTTAAACTGCCTTGAacaaatgcaatttattttatttgtgcaAATGTGTTACTACTCAAATTTTAACCTCTAATGTTTGCTCTACAGGCAGGAATTTACTGGGTTAACCTAATAGATCATTTTTGTGCTGGATGGGGAATCCTTATTTCAGCTGTTCTGGAGTTAATAGGCATCGTCTACATTTACGGTAAATTTTTTGTGTTGAAAATCCATAATTTTACTAAGCAATTGCAGGCACAGTGTATATCATAGAATCGCAGCacagtttgagttggaagggaccttaaacatcatcttgttccaaaccctctgccagaggcagggacaccttcaactagacaaggttgctcaaagctccatccaacctggccatgAACACTGCCAGGTCAATGAATGTTAATTACTGCAATAAAGAATTTATAACTTGCTGGTCAGAAGAGCTTTAAAACTTACCACAGAACTGGAGAAACTGTCCTTGATTGTTGCCTCTCTTCTTTTGAGTAACGACACCTGCATGGGAGACATGTGCTTTACAATGTGCCCTATGGTTGTCTTTCAACAGGAGGAAATAGGTTCATTGAAGACATTGAAATGATGATTGGAAAGAAGCACCGTTCATTCTGGCTGTGGTGGAGAATGTGCTGGTTTTTCATTACTCCTGTGCTGTTAACAGTGAGTGCAAATGACTGAATTTTGTTAGTGTGACAGAACTTAGTAATTTAATATTGAAGAGTGTTTCACATGAAGATTCAGGGCTGAATGCCCAGGCTCTGTGTATAAAGATGGGGCATGGCTGTGTCAGGGAAGCAAATACTGTCTCTGCTTTCTGAGGCAGAAAGGACCCTTTCCTTGGGTCCTCTCTTAGGAGAGGCTGGAGATTTAGATCAGTTGCTAGTGAGCTGGGTCTACACTCCCAAGAGTAACAGTGCAAGTTCAATTTTGCTGgaaatctgcttttctctcttacACTTTTCACCATTTTTTATAGGCTATTTTGGTCTGGTCTTTGGTCACGTTTTCAAATCCCTCTTATGGCTCAGTGCCATATCCAACCTGGGGAACTGCTGTTGGCTGGTGCATGATCATCTTCTGTGTCATCTGGATTCCCATTATTGCTATTGTAAAAATAGTTAAAGCTGAGGGAAACCTTTGGCAGGTAAGGGTGCAAAAAAAAGCTGTCATAGCTTCAAATCTTTGTTTCTTTGGCATTATAAGCACTACATGTGCTTTTTTCCTCTAACACATTTACTACTTTGAATTCATTAATAGGATTTTTAGACCAAAATATAGCTCTGGTAGTTGCATCAGAGGCAAATTTACTCTACTGTGTTTTGATAAGAAGATACAGTCTGGTTCTCTGggagtgcacacacacattcaaGAGTGATTTTCATGGGTTCTGTGTTATTTTAGCTGCTTTAAATTCTCTGAAGAATTTTTATTGCCTTCTATCCCCATACAATTTTCTGGGAGTTTTACATCCCATTCCTCACAGAAACAAGCAAGTCCCAGAACTGAGGTATGCTGTGCTTGCCAAGCTTTGCCAAACAGTCCTGTTGGTCACAACTTTCTCTGTTCTTTGCCTCAATATCCAGAATCCACTGAACCCAAAGAtatttggaataattttaaaCGGCTTTGGTGATTTGCCATTTGTTGAGTTGCAGTGCATATCTGGAGTTACAGCTTTACTGAATTTTAATAGTAGCCTCGACTAAAGCAAGACATGAAATGcctcttggttttgttttccagcgCATTGTGAGCTGCTGCCGGCCTGCAGCAAACTGGGGCCCCTACCTGGAGCGTCACCGAGGAGAACGATACAGCCATATTGTAGATcccaaaaaggaaaaggaacatgAGATTCCTACTGTGTCTGCCTTTGTATACACGCAACAATGAGATGGCTGTTTGGATGGCCATTTTTTAACATATATGTGGGGTTTGTCCATTAATATTAGAAAGGTAcaatgcaaaagcaaaaaaaataagcaaaaaaaaaagcaaatcaacACCCTGCTCTTCAAAATCCAGCCCCCAAATGAAAGTGAGccatattatttatttttaaggcttCAGTCTTTGGGGAGGAACAGGTAAATTAGGCACTGAGATCTCACCAGATATCTAGGTTGAGAGGGCAGGATAACACATAGCAGGCTCCCCAGGCTGCTGGACTGGGCATGCTTGGCCCCATCCAACTGGTATCCAGCTGGACTGCAGATACGGATGTGGAAGAGAGTAAAGACACATTCAGGTGCTCCTCAGATACAGGAATTTGAGCCCAAAGGTGCTCCGCATACGTGCCCTGATGTGCAGTTACTGccttctgctgtgctctgccatCCACAGTGGTGTGTGGTCAGCAGAGGTGAACTGgcgtgctgctgcctggcaccaTAACTCAGGGAACACAAACTATTTTTATCTGTCTAAGCCTTGTGCTGTGAGGCTGCTCAGGATTTCATGTTGAGGTactctttgtgtgtgtgtgtttttgtgtatTATCTAAACAAATATTGAGTGGCAAAAAGTTGTCTTCACAGGAAATAAGACTTTAGCATGGTGAGAAGCAGGTTACTTTCTATTTCTCATCATTTCCCTTAGGATCCCCAAAGGGCTGTCTTTTGTCATGCCTTGTGCTCAGCATTCATCTGTCTGTAATTTAGAAATCCCACATTTCCATATTCTGTCATTAGAATCTGCAGAATGAAAGAGTAACCATTGAATTCTGGTGCGCCTACTCTCCTACTCTTACCAAGGCTTTACCCATCAGTTTGTTTTCTGCACCTTTCACTCAGATTTGTGATTTCCCTTCTAAAGGAGACTCAAAGTgcttttttaaagattttaacAGTGTTATCAGTGTTGCGGTAGGGCCAAAAGAAGCAGAACTTTACTTAAAGTGAAGGTTACAACTGCCTTGTAGAGCTGTTACTCCAAAATTTGCTGAAATAGTGAGATTAATGAAAAGTTATGAAGTGTGTAAGGTAGTTAGGAACACAGACTTGGGCATCTACCTAGGCAGGAGGGTGTTGGGTTAAGAGAACCTGACCTCACTTGTAATACAAGTGAATTCctgacaaagggaaaaaaatatggatAGAATTAATACATTTGGTGTGCTGAGAAACGTCTCTTACTGTGATAATGGTTCCTTGGGAACAATGCAGCAGGGTGTGTAGCTGTCCCTTCCTCTCAGGGTTTTGTCACTTTTTCTGGACATGAAGGAGTGTGGATAGTGGCTTGTTGTCCAAGCTGCATACCTTGTTTTACCTATTATACTGCTATATTTTTTGTGATAAATCAACACTTTATGGCAATAAAATGTGATTTCCTGTTTTTAATCATTTTGGAGCTGGCaaataaaatgtgatttctgtttttaatgagCTTGAACCTGGAAAGTTTTAGTGTTTTGTATGGAGTTGGTGGGGAGCCattgggagggagggagaaagggagggagggaagtaCCACACCACTTTGTGATCCTAAGCCTTTGAGAGCTTCAGCTGGAAAGATCTGACCTCCTGAAAGTCCTTTCTTACAGAAGTGCAATAGTCCTGATTTTGAGTGGGCTAAGAAAATAGTTGAGTGGGAATTTATGAAAAAGACTGGAATTAGAGCCTGTAGA
Above is a window of Pithys albifrons albifrons isolate INPA30051 chromosome 14, PitAlb_v1, whole genome shotgun sequence DNA encoding:
- the SLC6A14 gene encoding sodium- and chloride-dependent neutral and basic amino acid transporter B(0+), with amino-acid sequence MGMLSLPGFLSCGKKKDFSLTNEKDAHSSDSDENKERGNWSSKGDYLLSMVGYAVGLGNVWRFPYLTYQNGGGAFLIPYALMLALAGLPLFFMECSLGQFASLGPVSVWRILPLFQGVGITMIVISTFVTIYYNVIIAYALYYLFASFTKVLPWSECFSWADELCSKTRIVNDCNTTFHGEIIHANYSFVTSNNLTCINGTIDYKPVQFPSEQYWNKVALQRSSGLDETGNIVWYLALCLLLSWIIVGAALFKGIKSSGKVVYFTALFPYVILLILLVRGATLEGSMDGIEYYIGRQSNFTKLMEAEVWKDAATQIFYSLSVGWGGLVALSSYNKFHNNCYQDAILVCVINCVTSIFAGFAIFSILGHMAFVSERPVSEVVDSGFNLAFVAYPEALSKLPVSPLWSFLFFFMLLLLGLDSQFASIETLTTTIQDIYPKIMKKLRIPVTLGVCIVLFLLGLICVTQAGIYWVNLIDHFCAGWGILISAVLELIGIVYIYGGNRFIEDIEMMIGKKHRSFWLWWRMCWFFITPVLLTAILVWSLVTFSNPSYGSVPYPTWGTAVGWCMIIFCVIWIPIIAIVKIVKAEGNLWQRIVSCCRPAANWGPYLERHRGERYSHIVDPKKEKEHEIPTVSAFVYTQQ